The Nostoc sp. 'Lobaria pulmonaria (5183) cyanobiont' DNA window GACTGCTGTGGTTGAGTAATGCCGCAAATCTTAACGCGCATAAAAATTTAACAAATTTAAAATAATATCAAGAAAGTCTAAACTATCTAAAAAATTTTTGGGCCATGTAATTTTATAATCTTGTAGGTCTACATTAACTTTTCCATTCAGGAGACAAAAGCTTGATTTCCTCTATTTTACTAGCAGCAGCTGCAACTGTTCCCGCAACACCTGCGTGGAATCCTATAGTAGGCATCATCATCAGCATCAGTAGCTTAGTAATGGTTTTACTAAGTACTAGGATTGAAAAACCCCTAGTTGGCCCCAAGTTCCCTATCCTACCGATTAGTATTCCCACATTCGTTGCTGCGATGGCTTTTGGTCATATTATTGGCGTTGGCATCGTTTTAGGACTGACTAACATCGGTCGTCTGTAGTTTTGTAATGACAGAGGTGTTACTTGTAACCCTGCTATCGATACAAAACTCTAAAACCGATTTTGGTCAGGGGGAATAGGGAGTAAAGAAGGGAATAGGTAACAGGTTACAGGGTACAGATTATTCTCTATCACCTGTTACCTGTCACCTTTGCCCTAACCTCATGCCCAATTCCCAATTCCAGAGTTTTGCTCACAGGC harbors:
- the psaK gene encoding photosystem I reaction center subunit PsaK, translating into MISSILLAAAATVPATPAWNPIVGIIISISSLVMVLLSTRIEKPLVGPKFPILPISIPTFVAAMAFGHIIGVGIVLGLTNIGRL